One window from the genome of Sphingomonas lacunae encodes:
- the gltB gene encoding glutamate synthase large subunit: MSYPHAQGLYDPRNEHDACGVGFVANIKGEKSHDTVKRGLEILVNIDHRGAVGADPLLGDGAGILIQIPDTLFRDWAGTAGVTLPQPGDYAVAMCFLPADEAARDFAVSHFEAFVSKEGQTLIGWRDVPTNTAGLGKAVLEQMPVIRQAIIGRGPTTANQDAFERKLLALRKQAQNPLAALAEKQGLPGLNDFYMPSFSTRTLVYKGLLLCDQVGSFYQDLLNPKCTSALALVHQRFSTNTFPSWKLAHPYRFIAHNGEINTVRGNVNWMNARRRTMESELLGADLDKMWPLIPHGQSDTACLDNALELLLAGGYSLAHAVMMLVPEAWAGDPLMDAGRKAFYEYHAALMEPWDGPAAIAFTDGRQIGATLDRNGLRPARFCVTDDGHVIMASESGVLPVKEDNIVRKWRLQPGKMLLIDMEQGRIIEDEEIKAELAAAEPYAQWLESAQYKLKDLEVVEVPELALPNDPTSLLDRQQAFGYTQEDVSKFLEPMASNGDDPIGSMGTDTPIAVLSARPRLLYDYFKQNFAQVTNPPIDPIREELVMSLVSMIGPRPNLLGREAGTHKRLEVDQPVLTNDDLAKIRSVEHALDAAFRAETIDITWDAASGADGLEMAIKEMCWAATEAVLADKNILILSDRAQGPDRIAMPALLATAAVHHHLVRQGLRMQTGLVVETGEAREVHHFCVLAGYGAEAVNPYVAFETLEEIRVRRELPLTSYEVEKNYIKAIGKGILKVMSKMGISTYQSYCGAQIFDAVGLSTDFVDRYFKGTATTIEGAGLKQIAEETVSRHAAAYGDNPIYRSMLDVGGIYGYRVRGEEHAWTPSNVASLQHAVRGNMPEKYREFAQSINEQSERLLTIRGLMELKKADKPVDLSEVEPASEIVKRFATGAMSYGSISWEAHTTLALAMNRIGGKSNTGEGGEDPKRFQPLPNGDSMRSAIKQVASGRFGVTTEYLVNADDIQIKMAQGAKPGEGGQLPGDKVDKTIGATRHSTPGVGLISPPPHHDIYSIEDLAQLIHDLKNVNTAARISVKLVSEVGVGTVAAGVSKARADHVTISGYEGGTGASPLTSLTHAGSPWEIGLAETQQTLLLNGLRSRIAVQVDGGLRTGRDVAIGALLGADEFGFATAPLIAAGCIMMRKCHLNTCPVGVATQDPVLRARFTGQPEHVINYFFFVAEELRQIMADMGFRTVEEMVGRVDRLDMNRAIAHWKAQGISLDKLLHKVDLPDDAPLHHTETQDHGLEKALDNDLIAAAASALDRGEPVRIEREVKNVNRTVGAMLSGEIARRHGHAGLPDNSIQIALTGVAGQSFGAFLAHGITLDLTGDANDYVGKGLSGGRVIVRQPGHVKRDPTENIIVGNTVLYGAIAGEAYFNGVAGERFAVRNSGAIAVVEGTGDHGCEYMTGGVVVVLGKTGRNFAAGMSGGVAYVYDEDGLFRQRCNMAMVDVEAITPDPDDVEGTGRPQQRAVNVHDLGMGDPLYHSAERLRVLLERHHLYTGSKRARAILDDWQGALTRFVKVMPRDYARALKQLEAERLSAGIAAAE, translated from the coding sequence ATGAGCTATCCGCACGCCCAGGGATTATATGATCCCCGTAACGAACATGACGCTTGTGGCGTGGGGTTCGTCGCCAATATCAAGGGTGAGAAATCCCACGACACGGTGAAGCGCGGGCTGGAAATCCTCGTCAACATTGACCACCGCGGAGCCGTGGGCGCGGATCCGTTGCTGGGCGATGGCGCGGGCATCCTTATCCAGATTCCCGACACGTTGTTTCGCGACTGGGCGGGCACCGCCGGCGTCACTCTGCCCCAGCCCGGTGACTATGCAGTCGCCATGTGCTTTCTGCCAGCCGACGAAGCAGCGCGCGACTTTGCCGTCAGCCATTTTGAGGCTTTCGTCAGCAAGGAAGGCCAGACACTGATCGGTTGGCGCGATGTGCCGACCAACACCGCTGGCCTCGGCAAGGCTGTGCTTGAGCAGATGCCAGTCATTCGTCAGGCGATCATTGGCCGCGGACCCACCACCGCCAATCAGGATGCCTTTGAACGCAAGCTGCTCGCCTTGCGCAAGCAGGCACAGAATCCACTGGCAGCCTTGGCGGAAAAGCAAGGCCTTCCGGGTCTGAACGACTTTTACATGCCCAGCTTCTCGACCCGGACGCTGGTCTACAAAGGGCTGCTGCTCTGCGATCAGGTCGGCAGCTTCTATCAGGACCTGCTCAACCCCAAGTGCACCTCTGCGCTGGCCCTCGTCCACCAGCGTTTCTCGACCAACACCTTCCCCTCATGGAAGCTGGCGCACCCCTATCGCTTCATCGCCCACAATGGCGAAATCAACACGGTCCGCGGCAACGTCAACTGGATGAATGCCCGGCGCCGTACCATGGAATCGGAGCTGCTGGGCGCCGATCTGGACAAGATGTGGCCGCTCATCCCGCATGGGCAATCGGACACCGCCTGTCTCGACAATGCGCTCGAACTGTTGCTGGCCGGCGGCTACAGCCTTGCCCATGCGGTGATGATGCTGGTGCCCGAGGCCTGGGCCGGTGATCCGTTGATGGATGCCGGGCGCAAGGCTTTCTACGAATATCATGCCGCCCTGATGGAGCCGTGGGACGGCCCCGCTGCCATCGCCTTTACCGACGGTCGACAGATTGGCGCGACGCTTGACCGCAATGGCCTGCGCCCGGCGCGTTTCTGCGTCACTGATGATGGCCATGTCATCATGGCTTCCGAGAGCGGCGTACTGCCGGTGAAGGAAGACAATATCGTCCGCAAATGGCGGCTCCAACCGGGCAAGATGCTGCTCATCGACATGGAGCAGGGCCGCATCATTGAGGATGAAGAGATCAAGGCGGAACTGGCCGCAGCCGAACCCTATGCCCAGTGGCTGGAATCGGCGCAGTACAAGCTCAAGGACCTTGAGGTTGTCGAAGTCCCCGAACTGGCGTTGCCCAATGATCCGACCAGCCTGCTCGATCGGCAACAGGCCTTTGGCTACACACAGGAAGATGTCTCCAAATTCCTGGAGCCCATGGCCAGCAATGGCGATGACCCCATCGGTTCGATGGGTACCGACACGCCGATTGCAGTCCTCTCGGCCCGCCCGCGACTGCTGTACGATTATTTCAAGCAGAATTTCGCCCAGGTGACCAACCCGCCGATCGATCCGATCCGCGAGGAACTGGTCATGAGCCTCGTGTCGATGATCGGCCCGCGCCCGAACCTGCTCGGTCGCGAAGCCGGCACCCACAAGCGGCTCGAAGTCGACCAACCGGTGCTGACCAATGACGATCTCGCCAAAATCCGCTCGGTCGAACATGCTCTTGATGCCGCTTTCCGGGCGGAAACCATCGACATCACCTGGGATGCCGCCAGCGGGGCCGATGGCCTCGAGATGGCCATCAAGGAAATGTGCTGGGCGGCGACCGAAGCGGTGCTTGCTGACAAGAACATCCTGATCCTGTCCGACCGGGCACAGGGGCCAGACCGCATCGCCATGCCGGCCTTGCTTGCCACGGCGGCTGTCCACCATCACCTCGTCCGCCAGGGCCTCAGGATGCAGACCGGCCTCGTCGTCGAGACGGGCGAAGCGCGCGAAGTCCATCACTTCTGCGTTCTTGCTGGCTATGGCGCGGAAGCGGTCAACCCCTATGTCGCGTTCGAAACGCTCGAGGAAATCCGAGTCCGCCGCGAACTCCCGCTGACCAGCTATGAGGTGGAAAAGAACTACATCAAGGCCATCGGCAAGGGCATCCTCAAGGTCATGTCCAAAATGGGCATCTCGACCTACCAGAGCTATTGCGGTGCCCAGATCTTTGACGCCGTCGGCCTGTCCACCGATTTTGTCGACCGCTACTTCAAGGGCACCGCAACGACCATCGAAGGCGCTGGCCTCAAGCAGATCGCCGAGGAGACCGTCAGCCGTCACGCTGCGGCCTATGGCGACAACCCGATCTATCGCTCAATGCTCGATGTCGGCGGCATCTATGGCTATCGTGTCCGCGGCGAGGAACATGCCTGGACACCGTCCAATGTCGCCAGCCTCCAGCACGCCGTGCGCGGCAACATGCCGGAAAAATACCGGGAATTCGCCCAATCGATCAATGAGCAGAGCGAACGGTTGCTGACCATCCGTGGCCTTATGGAATTGAAAAAGGCCGACAAACCGGTCGATCTTTCCGAGGTCGAACCGGCCAGCGAAATCGTCAAGCGCTTTGCCACCGGCGCGATGAGCTATGGCTCGATCAGCTGGGAAGCGCACACCACTCTCGCCCTCGCCATGAACCGCATCGGTGGCAAGTCGAATACTGGTGAGGGCGGCGAAGACCCCAAGCGATTCCAGCCCCTGCCCAACGGCGACTCGATGCGGTCGGCCATCAAGCAGGTCGCCTCGGGCCGCTTTGGCGTGACCACCGAATATCTGGTCAATGCCGACGACATCCAGATCAAGATGGCCCAGGGTGCCAAGCCCGGGGAAGGCGGTCAGCTGCCGGGGGACAAGGTTGACAAGACCATTGGTGCAACGCGCCACTCGACCCCGGGCGTCGGCCTCATCTCGCCGCCGCCGCACCACGACATCTATTCGATCGAGGATCTGGCGCAGCTGATCCACGACCTCAAGAACGTCAACACGGCTGCCCGCATCTCGGTCAAGCTCGTCTCCGAAGTCGGTGTCGGCACCGTCGCAGCCGGCGTTTCCAAGGCGCGCGCCGATCATGTCACCATCTCGGGTTATGAGGGCGGCACCGGCGCCTCTCCCCTGACCTCGCTGACCCACGCCGGCAGCCCCTGGGAAATCGGCCTCGCCGAAACCCAACAGACACTGCTGCTCAACGGCCTGCGCTCGCGCATCGCCGTTCAGGTGGACGGTGGCCTCAGGACTGGTCGCGACGTGGCTATCGGCGCGCTGCTCGGCGCGGACGAATTCGGTTTCGCCACCGCTCCGCTGATTGCGGCGGGCTGCATCATGATGCGCAAATGCCATCTCAACACCTGCCCGGTGGGCGTCGCCACCCAGGATCCCGTCCTGCGCGCCCGCTTCACCGGCCAGCCCGAGCATGTCATCAACTATTTCTTCTTCGTCGCCGAGGAACTGCGCCAGATCATGGCCGACATGGGCTTCCGCACGGTTGAGGAAATGGTCGGCCGGGTTGACCGGCTCGACATGAACCGCGCCATCGCACACTGGAAGGCCCAGGGCATCAGCCTCGACAAGCTGCTGCACAAGGTCGACCTGCCTGACGATGCGCCATTGCACCATACCGAAACGCAGGATCATGGGCTCGAAAAGGCGCTCGACAATGATCTGATCGCCGCCGCCGCCTCTGCCTTAGACCGGGGAGAACCGGTTCGCATCGAGCGCGAGGTAAAGAACGTCAACCGCACTGTCGGCGCCATGCTGTCGGGCGAAATAGCCCGTCGTCACGGTCACGCTGGCCTGCCAGACAACAGCATCCAGATTGCCCTGACGGGCGTCGCCGGACAAAGCTTTGGCGCGTTCCTCGCTCACGGCATCACGCTTGATCTGACGGGCGATGCCAATGACTATGTCGGCAAGGGCCTGTCGGGTGGCCGGGTCATCGTCCGCCAGCCGGGCCATGTGAAGCGCGATCCCACCGAGAATATCATTGTCGGCAACACTGTTCTCTATGGGGCCATCGCGGGTGAAGCCTATTTCAACGGTGTCGCCGGGGAACGCTTTGCCGTCCGCAATTCGGGCGCCATCGCGGTGGTCGAAGGCACCGGGGATCACGGCTGCGAATATATGACCGGCGGCGTGGTCGTCGTTCTTGGCAAGACCGGCCGCAATTTCGCTGCCGGCATGTCCGGCGGCGTCGCTTATGTCTATGATGAGGACGGCCTGTTCCGTCAGCGGTGCAACATGGCGATGGTCGATGTCGAAGCCATCACACCTGATCCGGACGATGTCGAAGGCACCGGCCGGCCGCAGCAACGAGCGGTCAATGTCCATGACCTCGGCATGGGCGATCCGCTCTATCACAGCGCCGAGCGACTTCGCGTCCTTCTCGAACGCCATCACCTCTACACCGGGAGCAAGCGCGCCCGGGCGATCCTTGATGATTGGCAGGGTGCCCTCACCCGCTTCGTCAAGGTGATGCCGCGCGATTATGCCCGGGCACTGAAACAGCTGGAGGCCGAACGCCTCTCCGCTGGCATCGCTGCCGCCGAATAA
- a CDS encoding glutamate synthase subunit beta, with protein sequence MGKVTGFLETDRKDRTYADPKERLTHYREFVVPLPEPELKAQASRCMNCGIPYCHNGCPVNNIIPDWNNLVYEGDWKNALEVLHSTNNFPEFTGRICPAPCEASCTLNIDDAPVTIKSIECAIVDKGWENGWITPQLPKAKTGKSVAVVGSGPAGLACAQQLARAGHSVTLFEKNDRMGGLLRYGIPDFKMEKHLINRRLVQMEAEGVEFRTSTEVGVNVSMESLRANFDAIVMAGGAEQPRTLDIPGYEMPGVRLAMEFLTQQNKRNAGDDEVRAAPRGSITATGKHVIVIGGGDTGSDCVGTSNRQGAASVTQIEIMPKPPAKEDKALSWPNWPLKLRTSSSHEEGCDRDWSILTKRVVGTNGVVEGLECVRVEWVNGQMQEIPGSTFTLKADLIFLAMGFVGPRKTGMLDQSGVALDARGNVAANVIDYATNQPGIFSCGDMRRGQSLVVWAIREGRQCARAVDLHLMGTSDLPR encoded by the coding sequence GTGGGCAAGGTAACTGGCTTTCTCGAAACCGACCGCAAGGACCGGACCTATGCCGATCCCAAGGAACGGCTGACGCACTATCGCGAATTCGTCGTGCCGCTCCCCGAACCGGAGCTGAAAGCACAGGCGTCGCGCTGCATGAATTGTGGCATTCCCTATTGTCACAACGGCTGCCCGGTGAACAACATCATCCCCGACTGGAACAATCTGGTCTATGAAGGGGACTGGAAGAATGCACTCGAAGTGCTGCATTCAACCAACAACTTCCCGGAGTTCACCGGTCGCATCTGCCCTGCCCCGTGCGAGGCTAGCTGCACGCTGAACATTGACGATGCACCGGTCACGATCAAGTCGATCGAATGCGCCATCGTCGACAAGGGTTGGGAAAATGGCTGGATCACGCCCCAGCTGCCCAAGGCAAAGACCGGCAAGTCGGTCGCCGTCGTCGGTTCCGGCCCCGCTGGACTCGCCTGTGCGCAGCAACTCGCCCGCGCCGGCCACAGCGTCACCCTGTTCGAAAAGAATGATCGGATGGGCGGCCTGCTGCGTTACGGCATTCCCGATTTCAAGATGGAAAAGCATCTTATCAACCGCCGCCTTGTCCAGATGGAGGCCGAAGGGGTAGAATTCCGGACCAGCACCGAAGTTGGCGTCAATGTCTCGATGGAATCGCTGCGCGCCAATTTCGACGCCATTGTCATGGCTGGCGGTGCCGAACAGCCGCGCACGCTCGACATACCCGGCTATGAAATGCCCGGCGTTCGCCTTGCGATGGAATTCCTGACACAACAGAATAAGCGCAACGCCGGCGACGATGAAGTGCGCGCCGCACCGCGCGGTTCGATCACGGCGACCGGCAAGCATGTCATCGTCATTGGCGGTGGCGACACGGGCTCGGACTGCGTCGGCACGTCCAACCGCCAGGGTGCGGCGTCGGTCACCCAGATCGAGATCATGCCCAAGCCCCCTGCCAAGGAAGACAAGGCGCTGAGCTGGCCCAACTGGCCGCTCAAGCTGCGCACCTCTTCGAGTCATGAGGAAGGCTGCGATCGCGACTGGTCGATCCTGACCAAGCGCGTCGTCGGCACCAACGGCGTCGTCGAAGGGTTGGAATGCGTCCGGGTCGAATGGGTCAACGGCCAGATGCAGGAAATTCCGGGCAGCACCTTCACGCTCAAGGCTGACCTCATCTTCCTCGCCATGGGTTTCGTCGGCCCGCGCAAGACAGGCATGCTCGATCAGTCTGGTGTCGCGCTTGATGCACGAGGCAATGTCGCAGCCAATGTCATTGATTATGCCACCAATCAGCCGGGCATATTCTCCTGTGGTGACATGCGGCGCGGTCAGAGCCTTGTCGTCTGGGCCATTCGTGAAGGGCGTCAATGTGCCCGCGCGGTTGACCTGCATCTGATGGGAACCAGCGATCTGCCGCGTTGA
- a CDS encoding NAD(P)/FAD-dependent oxidoreductase, with protein sequence MSSQHFDVIIVGAGHGGANTAIQLRQKEFAGSIAIIGDEPELPYERPPLSKEYFAGEKEFARIQIRPEQFWVDKQVTMILNTRITSVDPAGHAITAADGRNFSYGKLVWATGGAPRMLPIPGGDLPGVQGVRTRADADTMKAAAETAQQVVVIGGGYIGLEAAAVLSKAGKKVILLEALDRVLARVAGEQLSRFFEADHRAHGVDIRLGVSVAAIEGNERVTGVRLADDSVIPADLVIVGIGIVPAVAPLIDAGAQGGNGVNVDEYCRTSLADVYAVGDCAAHANGFADGATIRLESVQNANDQGSTVAKHIVGLEEPYKALPWFWSNQYDLKLQTAGLSTGHDAAILRGDPATRSFSVVYTKAGRVIAIDCVNATKDYVQGRNLVTAGVIASAADLANAELPLKDLIPPPSG encoded by the coding sequence GTGAGCAGCCAGCATTTTGACGTGATCATCGTCGGCGCGGGCCATGGCGGTGCCAACACCGCCATCCAGTTGCGCCAAAAGGAGTTTGCCGGGAGCATCGCCATCATCGGCGACGAGCCCGAACTCCCTTATGAGCGTCCGCCACTCTCCAAGGAATATTTTGCCGGCGAAAAGGAGTTCGCCCGCATCCAGATCCGCCCTGAACAATTCTGGGTGGACAAGCAGGTAACGATGATTCTCAACACGCGGATCACATCGGTTGATCCTGCGGGCCATGCCATCACCGCTGCAGATGGCCGCAACTTCTCCTATGGCAAGCTGGTCTGGGCAACCGGTGGAGCACCCCGCATGCTCCCGATTCCGGGCGGCGATCTGCCCGGCGTGCAAGGCGTGCGCACTCGCGCCGATGCCGACACCATGAAGGCAGCAGCAGAAACCGCACAGCAGGTGGTCGTCATCGGTGGCGGTTATATCGGGCTTGAAGCGGCCGCCGTCCTTTCCAAGGCTGGCAAGAAGGTCATCCTGCTCGAAGCATTGGATCGCGTCCTCGCCCGGGTTGCCGGAGAACAACTGTCGCGCTTCTTCGAAGCCGACCATCGCGCCCATGGTGTTGACATCCGTCTCGGCGTCTCGGTCGCCGCGATTGAAGGGAATGAACGGGTTACCGGCGTCCGCTTGGCAGACGACAGCGTCATTCCGGCCGACCTGGTCATTGTCGGCATCGGTATCGTCCCCGCCGTCGCCCCGCTGATCGATGCCGGTGCGCAGGGTGGAAATGGCGTTAATGTGGATGAATATTGCCGGACTAGCCTGGCTGACGTCTATGCGGTGGGCGACTGCGCCGCCCATGCCAACGGCTTTGCCGATGGTGCCACCATCCGCCTCGAATCGGTCCAGAACGCCAATGATCAGGGCAGCACCGTTGCCAAGCATATCGTCGGGCTCGAAGAACCCTATAAGGCCCTGCCCTGGTTCTGGTCGAACCAGTATGACCTCAAGCTTCAGACCGCCGGATTGTCCACCGGCCATGACGCTGCCATCCTGCGTGGTGATCCGGCAACCCGCAGCTTCTCGGTTGTCTACACCAAGGCGGGCCGGGTCATCGCCATCGATTGCGTTAACGCCACCAAGGATTATGTCCAGGGACGCAATCTCGTCACGGCCGGCGTCATTGCCAGTGCCGCGGATCTCGCTAACGCCGAATTGCCGCTCAAAGATCTGATCCCCCCACCATCCGGCTGA